Proteins from a single region of Pleurocapsa minor HA4230-MV1:
- a CDS encoding NgoPII family restriction endonuclease, with protein MSNILQAIANIVAHPIPDILNYYKNISNNRINQVGDALEAFIKDAFANTISEVNLANKSDIYSETFSWVGNSNNIPDLILKNGDAVEVKKIESLNSQIALNSSYPKSKLLSDDPMIASDCRTCEDWTEKDIIYAIGVFKNKKLHLLWMIYGDCYAAKADYYQRIKDKISTGVNEIQGVEFSATKELGRVNKVDPLGITYLRIRGMWGIDNLIKVYNYLPLEYEPDSDIQVISIISENKYLSFPEQSKIMIESISKPKFKIQDGKIQSPNNPAKKINVKIISYAK; from the coding sequence GTGAGTAATATTTTACAGGCGATCGCAAATATCGTTGCTCATCCCATTCCTGATATACTTAATTACTACAAAAATATTAGTAACAATCGGATTAACCAAGTTGGTGATGCACTAGAAGCGTTTATCAAAGATGCTTTTGCTAATACTATTAGTGAAGTTAATCTCGCCAATAAATCAGATATATACAGCGAAACTTTTTCTTGGGTAGGCAATTCTAACAACATACCAGATTTAATTCTCAAAAATGGTGATGCTGTAGAAGTTAAGAAAATTGAATCATTAAACTCGCAAATTGCTTTGAATAGCTCTTATCCTAAATCGAAGTTACTGAGTGACGATCCGATGATTGCTAGTGATTGCCGAACTTGTGAAGACTGGACAGAAAAAGACATTATTTATGCGATTGGAGTTTTTAAAAATAAAAAACTGCATCTTCTATGGATGATCTATGGAGATTGTTATGCAGCAAAAGCTGATTATTATCAAAGAATCAAAGATAAAATTTCGACTGGTGTGAATGAAATACAGGGTGTAGAATTTTCTGCTACCAAAGAATTGGGTAGAGTAAATAAAGTAGATCCATTAGGAATTACTTATCTAAGGATCAGAGGAATGTGGGGTATTGACAATCTAATCAAAGTTTACAACTATCTTCCTTTGGAATATGAACCTGATTCTGATATTCAAGTGATTTCCATAATATCAGAAAATAAATACCTTTCATTTCCTGAACAGAGTAAAATCATGATTGAATCAATATCTAAACCTAAATTTAAAATACAAGATGGTAAAATTCAGTCTCCTAATAATCCAGCTAAGAAGATTAATGTTAAAATTATCAGCTATGCAAAATAA
- a CDS encoding DNA cytosine methyltransferase yields the protein MNIISLFSGCGGLDLGFSKAGFNVIWANEYDRSIWSTYQFNHSKTKLDKRDIRTIKSNEIPDCIGIIGGPPCQSWSEAGAGRGINDTRGQLFHDYIRIVEAKQPLFFLAENVKGILANKHTQAFTNILNQFRNLGYEVSYQLLNANDFNVPQDRQRVIIVGYHEKLGGIFKFPRHNNPGLSLKDAIYNLRQFEPIKVKDKIKNANNIVPNHEYLDTSFSSIYMSRNRVRSWSEPSFTIQAGGRHAPIHPQANKMIFIEKDKRIFDPNSLSPYRRLSVRECARIQTFPDEFIFKYDYIAHGYKMVGNAVPVNFAWIIGEQIYRDIKEYLTIGSCSNVRDTKLVNQLTLLAPD from the coding sequence GTGAATATCATATCTTTATTTTCTGGTTGTGGGGGGTTAGATTTAGGATTCAGCAAGGCTGGATTTAACGTTATTTGGGCTAATGAATACGATAGATCTATTTGGTCAACTTATCAATTTAATCATTCAAAAACTAAACTAGATAAAAGAGACATTAGAACTATAAAATCAAACGAAATTCCTGATTGTATCGGCATAATAGGCGGGCCCCCTTGTCAAAGTTGGAGTGAAGCAGGTGCAGGAAGAGGAATTAATGATACTAGAGGTCAGCTATTCCACGATTATATTCGGATCGTTGAAGCAAAACAACCTCTTTTCTTTTTGGCAGAGAATGTTAAGGGAATTTTAGCCAATAAACATACCCAAGCATTTACCAATATATTAAATCAGTTTAGAAATTTAGGTTACGAAGTTTCTTATCAGCTTTTAAATGCTAATGATTTTAATGTTCCCCAAGATAGACAAAGAGTTATTATTGTTGGCTATCACGAAAAATTAGGCGGTATATTCAAATTTCCGCGTCACAATAATCCAGGTTTATCTTTGAAAGATGCTATTTATAATTTACGCCAATTTGAACCAATAAAAGTCAAAGATAAAATTAAAAATGCTAATAATATAGTTCCTAATCATGAATATTTAGATACAAGTTTTTCTAGTATTTATATGTCGAGAAATAGAGTTAGAAGTTGGTCTGAACCTTCTTTTACTATTCAAGCAGGAGGAAGACATGCTCCTATTCATCCTCAAGCTAATAAAATGATTTTTATTGAAAAAGATAAGCGTATTTTTGATCCTAATTCTTTATCTCCTTATCGTCGATTATCAGTTCGAGAGTGTGCCAGAATTCAAACATTTCCTGATGAGTTTATTTTTAAGTATGATTATATTGCTCACGGATATAAAATGGTAGGTAATGCAGTTCCAGTTAACTTTGCTTGGATAATAGGCGAACAAATTTACAGAGATATTAAAGAATATTTAACAATAGGTTCATGTAGTAATGTTAGAGATACTAAGTTAGTGAATCAGTTGACATTACTTGCTCCTGATTGA
- the recN gene encoding DNA repair protein RecN produces the protein MLVNLKINNFALVDSLELNLDNGLSVLTGETGAGKSIILDAIDMVLGGKATSRMIRTGSDRSTIEATFQVSPSLTSWLEAQEIDPLEEDTLVCSREIVVGKTNLRSRSRVNGVLVNLQLMAQLRSRLVEITAQGQTVNLLISEQQRHLLDAYGGKAIGKLLVQVAQAYETTQEAKRELNKRIQSEQELLQRQDLIKFQLKDLAEAELTNEQELDELEQERDRLSHVVELQQLGNQAYQMLYEGDDDAPAGADLLGKAESCLMEMVEYDSELNPILEMVQSGLAQIVEAGQQINSYSEGLEADPERLEEIETRIRQLKQVCRKYGPDLADAIALEQQLKSELALITGNGQSIAALEETYQAALTQLMQESEQLTQLRQKAATKLEKQLVKELKPLAMDKVVFECRLIKCSPTAMGADKVVFYFSPNAGEAIQPLSVIASGGEMSRFLLALKACFTGAEESSGTLIFDEIDAGVSGKVAQAIAEKLYQLGKQHQVLCVTHQPLIAAMANGHFKVEKTIIEEASKSQPHNGSSIADIRTVVRVKSLGNHQVRAEELAQITGGHSAEDAIAFAESLLTKAAKYRATQGR, from the coding sequence ATGCTCGTTAATCTGAAAATCAATAATTTTGCTCTAGTTGATTCCTTAGAACTTAATTTAGACAATGGGTTAAGCGTTTTAACTGGGGAGACAGGAGCGGGGAAATCGATTATTCTCGACGCAATTGATATGGTGTTGGGAGGTAAGGCAACTAGTCGTATGATTCGCACAGGTAGCGATCGCTCTACGATTGAAGCTACTTTTCAAGTTAGTCCTAGTTTAACTAGTTGGTTAGAGGCGCAGGAGATCGATCCCCTGGAGGAAGATACTTTAGTTTGCAGTCGCGAGATTGTGGTTGGTAAAACTAATTTGCGATCGCGCAGTCGTGTTAATGGAGTATTGGTAAATCTTCAGTTGATGGCTCAATTGCGATCGCGGTTGGTGGAAATTACGGCTCAGGGGCAAACGGTAAACTTGTTGATTTCTGAGCAGCAACGGCATTTATTAGATGCCTATGGTGGCAAGGCGATAGGTAAGTTGTTAGTTCAGGTTGCCCAGGCTTATGAGACAACACAGGAGGCAAAGAGGGAGTTAAATAAACGGATTCAGTCGGAACAAGAATTGCTGCAACGACAAGATTTAATTAAGTTTCAGCTTAAGGATTTAGCTGAGGCGGAATTAACTAATGAGCAGGAATTGGATGAATTAGAACAAGAACGCGATCGCTTATCCCATGTGGTTGAGCTACAGCAATTGGGTAATCAAGCCTATCAAATGCTATATGAAGGAGATGACGACGCACCAGCGGGAGCGGATTTGTTAGGTAAGGCGGAATCTTGTCTGATGGAGATGGTGGAATATGATTCTGAGTTAAACCCAATCTTGGAAATGGTGCAGTCAGGATTAGCGCAGATTGTCGAAGCAGGACAACAGATTAATAGCTACAGTGAAGGTTTAGAAGCCGATCCAGAGCGTTTAGAGGAGATTGAAACCAGAATTAGGCAGTTAAAGCAGGTTTGTCGTAAATATGGCCCAGATTTGGCGGATGCGATCGCCCTTGAGCAACAGCTAAAGTCAGAATTGGCTCTAATCACAGGGAACGGACAATCGATTGCAGCTTTGGAGGAAACCTATCAAGCCGCTTTGACACAGTTAATGCAAGAATCTGAACAGCTTACTCAATTGAGGCAAAAGGCAGCGACTAAATTAGAAAAGCAGCTAGTCAAGGAATTAAAACCTTTGGCAATGGATAAGGTGGTGTTTGAATGTCGCCTGATTAAATGTTCGCCGACAGCGATGGGTGCAGACAAGGTTGTTTTTTATTTTAGCCCCAATGCAGGGGAAGCGATCCAGCCTCTATCCGTCATTGCTTCGGGTGGAGAAATGAGCCGTTTCTTACTGGCATTAAAAGCCTGTTTTACGGGTGCGGAGGAGAGTTCTGGGACTTTAATTTTTGATGAGATTGATGCGGGAGTATCAGGGAAAGTAGCTCAAGCGATCGCCGAAAAACTATATCAGCTTGGTAAGCAACATCAGGTGTTGTGTGTAACTCACCAGCCATTAATTGCCGCAATGGCAAACGGACATTTTAAAGTCGAGAAAACTATTATTGAAGAGGCTAGCAAATCTCAACCCCACAACGGCAGCAGCATCGCCGATATTCGGACAGTAGTACGAGTCAAATCTTTAGGCAATCACCAAGTACGAGCAGAAGAGTTAGCTCAAATCACAGGAGGACATTCCGCCGAAGATGCGATCGCCTTTGCTGAGTCTCTACTAACTAAAGCTGCAAAATATCGCGCTACTCAAGGAAGGTAG
- a CDS encoding universal stress protein, whose protein sequence is MFRNILFPIELSREARQGIQLTADMVKTHQSKLTILSVVETKEDGVMSSEPQVAKLLQEAKLFFANQGISAETLEREGLPAFTICDVADEINADLIIMSCRGLGLIDEEAAAESVTNRVINLSSCPVLVTS, encoded by the coding sequence ATGTTCAGAAATATTTTATTCCCCATCGAATTAAGTAGAGAAGCGCGCCAAGGAATTCAACTGACGGCGGATATGGTTAAAACTCATCAAAGTAAACTAACTATTCTTTCTGTAGTCGAAACCAAAGAGGATGGCGTGATGAGTTCAGAACCGCAGGTAGCAAAACTGCTACAAGAAGCCAAATTATTTTTTGCTAATCAGGGAATCTCTGCCGAAACTTTGGAAAGAGAAGGCTTACCCGCTTTTACCATTTGCGATGTTGCCGATGAAATTAATGCCGACTTGATTATTATGAGTTGTCGGGGTTTAGGCTTAATCGATGAAGAAGCTGCTGCGGAAAGCGTCACCAACCGCGTAATTAATCTCTCTTCTTGCCCTGTATTGGTTACAAGTTAG
- a CDS encoding PD-(D/E)XK nuclease family protein has protein sequence MAEAIAQQYPDEVIDTAAYYSLTQQKTISRPKKDPAELAAFAQQVKSHLTQGHYPVAPDTDRQACRYCDYDLICRQGDRLSRK, from the coding sequence TTGGCAGAAGCGATCGCCCAGCAATATCCCGATGAAGTGATTGACACCGCAGCCTATTATTCACTTACACAACAAAAAACTATTAGTCGTCCAAAAAAAGATCCCGCCGAGTTAGCAGCTTTTGCCCAACAGGTAAAAAGTCATCTCACCCAAGGACATTATCCCGTTGCTCCTGATACAGATCGTCAAGCCTGTCGTTATTGCGATTACGATTTAATTTGTCGCCAAGGCGATCGTTTAAGCCGTAAGTAG
- a CDS encoding GNAT family N-acetyltransferase: protein MNPQPFATIQLAIAVAEIEQCFPVMSQLRSHLGADNFVQQVQIQMETGYQLAYIHDAQVIGVAGFEIGTNLAWGKYLYVADLVVDDRMRSQGYGEALFIWLIKYAQKYDCQEFHLDSGVQRFAAHRFYIRHKMNISSHHFSLKL, encoded by the coding sequence ATGAATCCTCAACCTTTTGCCACAATTCAATTAGCAATTGCTGTCGCTGAAATCGAACAATGCTTTCCTGTAATGTCACAATTGCGATCGCATCTTGGTGCCGATAATTTTGTTCAACAAGTGCAAATTCAGATGGAGACTGGTTATCAACTGGCTTATATCCATGATGCTCAAGTAATAGGGGTAGCAGGGTTTGAGATCGGTACTAATCTAGCTTGGGGAAAATATCTTTATGTAGCAGATTTAGTAGTAGATGATCGAATGCGATCGCAAGGTTATGGTGAAGCATTATTTATCTGGCTAATCAAATACGCCCAGAAGTATGACTGTCAAGAGTTTCATCTTGATTCAGGAGTCCAAAGATTTGCTGCTCACAGATTCTATATCCGACACAAAATGAACATCTCTAGTCACCATTTCTCTCTTAAGCTTTAG
- a CDS encoding acetyltransferase: MYLYGAGGHSKVITDILNSLGVEVLGVFDDLPLGAKLTTMAIDSGIRVQGETFPKLDAPLIISVGDNQRRAELDLMLRTNAEYGQAIHGTAIISAKSTIGEGTVILQGAIVQSAAKVGRHVLVNTAASIDHDNEIGDYAHISPHATLCGHVKVGEGTHIGAGAVVIPSIRIGKWCTIGAGTVVIRDIPDYATAVGNPARVIKMRKPPVF, translated from the coding sequence ATGTATCTATACGGAGCAGGTGGTCATTCTAAGGTGATTACCGATATTCTTAACAGTCTTGGGGTAGAAGTATTGGGCGTGTTTGACGATCTCCCCCTGGGGGCAAAATTGACCACTATGGCGATCGATTCGGGGATTAGAGTTCAAGGAGAAACGTTTCCGAAATTAGACGCACCTTTAATTATTAGCGTCGGCGATAACCAACGAAGAGCAGAATTAGACCTGATGTTACGGACTAATGCCGAATATGGTCAAGCAATCCACGGTACAGCGATTATCTCGGCTAAATCGACTATTGGTGAGGGAACAGTAATTTTACAAGGAGCGATCGTCCAATCCGCAGCTAAAGTAGGTAGACATGTATTAGTTAATACAGCAGCTAGCATCGATCATGATAATGAAATTGGCGACTATGCTCATATTTCTCCCCATGCAACTTTGTGTGGTCATGTCAAAGTGGGAGAAGGAACGCATATAGGCGCTGGTGCAGTGGTTATTCCTTCGATCCGTATCGGTAAGTGGTGTACCATCGGTGCAGGGACAGTAGTTATTCGGGATATTCCCGATTATGCGACGGCGGTGGGTAATCCAGCCAGGGTGATTAAAATGAGAAAACCACCTGTTTTTTAG
- a CDS encoding transglycosylase domain-containing protein, whose amino-acid sequence MNSKPPTNGDNSKSPVSKAVTQAVQKIQSKVNFNAANFKSGTTTPELRIKEANGKKQKYPLVGDRYTLGRSSRCDISIRNPVVSQTHLTLKRNRKKPRSFIIQDEKSTNGIYRGKRRLQTLSLFHGESFTLGPPELAAGVTVEYFNPPPWWIYITRYALYSLVGMLGLFLLFLSIEWIKVPVYPIPQESTLPIVVYAQDGETPINPTASNNTHHELKKLSDFSAYLPDALIASEDSRFYWHFGVDPIGVTRALLINFTSSELRQGASTLTQQLARSLFPEVGRQNTAGRKLREALVALKLETFYSKDFILKTYLNRVYLGIGSYGFEDAAQFYFDKSAKDLDLSEAATLVAILPAPNAYNPVKDYDTAIALRNRIIDRMVKLGMVDKEEADRARRSRIEVSPSARESFSSAVAPYFYSYVIDELQELLGSDVAREGNFIVETALNPTLQTQAEQSLESSISNDGDRLSYSQGALVTLDRQNGNILALVGGVNYGESQFNRVVQAKRQPGSTFKIFAYAAALEEGIDPNTVYSCAPLSWQGQEYRGCERSSGDIDLYEGLAQSENVVALRVAQDVGLSKVMDVAQRFGVASPLTEAPGLVIGQSEATVLEMTGAYATIANDGIWNKPHAINRILDGSDCKDPRKKDTCRPIYTYEDDRETYHDAIAQDVTDQLTEMLQVAVEEGTGKAAYIDQGEAGKTGTTDQNVDLWFIGYFEDQDLVTGIWLGNDDNSPTSGSSYQAASLWGKYMKQAIIN is encoded by the coding sequence ATGAATAGTAAACCTCCTACTAATGGTGACAATTCCAAATCACCCGTCAGTAAAGCTGTTACTCAAGCAGTGCAAAAAATTCAGTCTAAGGTTAATTTTAATGCTGCCAATTTTAAATCAGGGACAACAACCCCAGAATTGAGAATTAAGGAAGCGAACGGCAAAAAACAAAAGTATCCATTAGTGGGCGATCGCTATACTCTAGGTAGAAGTTCTCGCTGTGATATTAGTATCCGCAACCCTGTAGTTAGTCAGACTCATTTAACTCTCAAAAGAAACCGTAAAAAGCCCCGTTCCTTTATTATTCAAGACGAAAAATCGACTAACGGCATCTATCGCGGTAAGCGTCGGCTGCAAACGCTGTCTTTGTTTCATGGAGAAAGTTTTACTCTAGGGCCTCCAGAATTGGCTGCTGGGGTTACTGTCGAGTATTTTAATCCGCCTCCTTGGTGGATCTACATAACTCGCTACGCTCTTTATAGTTTAGTGGGCATGTTGGGGCTGTTCCTATTGTTCCTCAGTATCGAGTGGATTAAAGTACCTGTCTATCCAATTCCCCAAGAATCTACTCTGCCGATTGTGGTTTATGCCCAAGATGGTGAAACCCCCATTAATCCTACTGCTAGCAATAATACTCACCACGAGCTAAAAAAACTCTCAGATTTTTCTGCTTATTTACCCGATGCGCTGATCGCTTCGGAAGACAGTCGTTTTTATTGGCATTTTGGTGTCGATCCCATTGGCGTGACGCGGGCATTATTAATTAATTTTACATCTTCTGAATTACGTCAAGGCGCAAGTACCTTAACTCAACAGCTAGCCCGTAGTCTGTTTCCTGAAGTGGGCAGACAAAACACAGCGGGACGAAAACTGCGCGAAGCTCTAGTCGCTTTGAAACTTGAAACTTTTTATAGCAAAGATTTTATTCTCAAAACCTATCTTAATCGAGTCTATCTGGGTATTGGTAGCTATGGTTTTGAAGATGCAGCCCAGTTTTATTTTGACAAGTCGGCAAAGGATCTAGATCTTTCAGAAGCAGCAACCCTAGTGGCTATTTTACCTGCACCAAATGCCTATAATCCTGTCAAAGATTACGATACTGCCATTGCCTTGCGTAACCGCATTATCGATCGCATGGTTAAACTTGGCATGGTGGACAAAGAAGAAGCAGATCGGGCAAGGCGATCGCGCATTGAAGTAAGTCCTAGCGCTCGTGAAAGTTTCTCTAGTGCCGTAGCTCCCTATTTTTACAGTTACGTGATTGATGAACTGCAAGAATTATTAGGCTCAGACGTAGCGAGGGAAGGTAATTTCATTGTCGAAACAGCCCTTAATCCGACATTACAAACGCAAGCGGAACAATCTCTAGAGTCTTCTATCAGCAATGATGGCGATCGCCTGAGCTATTCTCAAGGGGCATTAGTGACATTAGATCGCCAAAACGGTAATATCTTGGCTTTAGTTGGCGGTGTAAACTACGGAGAAAGTCAGTTTAATCGAGTAGTGCAGGCAAAAAGACAGCCTGGTTCAACTTTTAAGATCTTTGCCTATGCAGCAGCGTTAGAAGAGGGGATAGATCCAAATACAGTATATTCTTGTGCGCCTCTTTCTTGGCAAGGACAGGAGTATCGGGGTTGTGAGCGCAGCAGTGGCGATATCGATCTGTACGAGGGTTTAGCCCAGTCGGAAAACGTTGTTGCCCTGCGAGTGGCTCAAGATGTCGGACTATCAAAGGTTATGGATGTAGCGCAACGATTTGGCGTAGCCTCTCCCCTCACAGAAGCTCCTGGTTTGGTTATCGGTCAAAGTGAAGCTACGGTTTTAGAAATGACTGGCGCTTATGCCACGATCGCTAATGACGGTATTTGGAATAAACCCCATGCCATCAACCGTATTTTGGATGGTAGTGACTGCAAAGATCCCAGGAAAAAAGATACCTGCCGACCAATTTATACCTACGAAGATGACCGAGAGACTTATCATGATGCGATCGCTCAAGATGTCACCGATCAACTGACAGAAATGTTGCAGGTGGCAGTAGAAGAAGGTACGGGAAAAGCTGCTTATATCGATCAGGGTGAAGCAGGCAAAACTGGGACAACCGATCAAAACGTCGATCTTTGGTTTATTGGCTATTTTGAAGATCAAGACTTGGTAACAGGAATTTGGCTAGGGAATGATGATAACTCCCCTACTAGTGGTAGTAGCTATCAAGCAGCTAGTCTGTGGGGAAAGTATATGAAGCAAGCCATTATTAATTAA
- a CDS encoding NAD-dependent epimerase/dehydratase family protein, translating to MRILIMGGTRFIGVYLTKVLVEQGHEVVLFNRGNHPTPVAGVKQIQGDRQNIHQLQEKLSAESFDAIFDNNGRELSDTQPLVEIFNGQLQHFIYVSSAGVYLPTEQMPHREGDPVDPNSRHKGKHHTEAYLAESGIPWTSVRPCYIYGPQNYNDLEAWFFDRIVRDRPLPIPGNGKYMTQFGHIQDLAIAMAQILGNKTAINKIYNLSGDRYSTFDGLAYACAEAAGKSPENIKLVHYDPAQFDFGKRKAFPMRQQHFFTDIQQAQTDLDWQPKYDLVSGLKDSFQHDYLASGRDQSEIDFSLDDEILGKI from the coding sequence ATGCGAATTTTAATCATGGGGGGGACTCGTTTTATCGGAGTTTATCTCACCAAAGTTTTGGTTGAACAGGGACATGAGGTGGTCTTGTTTAATCGGGGTAATCATCCTACTCCAGTGGCAGGAGTCAAACAGATTCAGGGCGATCGCCAAAATATTCATCAGCTTCAGGAAAAACTATCAGCAGAAAGCTTTGATGCCATATTCGATAACAATGGTCGAGAGTTAAGCGACACTCAACCTCTGGTAGAAATCTTTAATGGTCAGCTTCAGCATTTTATCTATGTAAGTTCGGCAGGGGTATATCTCCCCACTGAGCAAATGCCCCACCGAGAAGGCGATCCTGTCGATCCCAATAGCCGCCATAAGGGTAAACATCATACCGAGGCTTATCTGGCTGAATCAGGTATTCCCTGGACATCGGTACGTCCTTGTTATATCTACGGCCCTCAAAACTATAATGATCTTGAAGCCTGGTTCTTCGATCGTATTGTTCGCGATCGCCCTTTGCCTATCCCAGGTAACGGTAAATATATGACTCAATTTGGTCATATTCAAGATTTAGCGATCGCTATGGCGCAGATTTTAGGTAATAAAACCGCGATTAATAAAATTTACAATCTTTCAGGCGATCGCTATTCAACTTTTGACGGATTAGCTTATGCTTGCGCTGAGGCTGCGGGGAAATCTCCAGAAAACATCAAGTTAGTTCATTACGATCCTGCTCAGTTTGACTTTGGTAAACGCAAAGCTTTCCCGATGCGTCAACAGCACTTCTTTACTGATATCCAGCAGGCACAAACCGACTTGGATTGGCAACCAAAATATGACCTGGTATCTGGTTTAAAAGATTCTTTCCAACATGATTATCTGGCATCAGGCAGAGATCAATCTGAGATTGACTTTTCTTTAGATGATGAAATATTAGGCAAAATATAA
- the pgsA gene encoding CDP-diacylglycerol--glycerol-3-phosphate 3-phosphatidyltransferase, with protein MNLPTWITLSRLLGLPFILYLLNYPTTDNRWICVGIFVVAAGTDWVDGYLARKLNQVTELGKFLDPLVDKLLVLGTFLALIELQLVPAWGVFIILARELAIAGWRVNPKLTGNASISGANIWGKLKTVMQIMAIAFLIAPLSAEWKTTTSILFWLAVILSLISGWIYILPNISSSKEKSISD; from the coding sequence ATGAATCTACCAACTTGGATTACTCTATCTCGTCTTCTAGGACTGCCTTTTATTCTTTACCTACTCAACTACCCCACAACAGACAACCGTTGGATCTGTGTGGGGATTTTTGTCGTTGCAGCAGGAACAGATTGGGTCGATGGCTATTTGGCTCGTAAACTTAATCAGGTGACTGAATTAGGCAAATTCCTCGATCCTTTGGTTGATAAGCTGTTGGTATTAGGTACTTTTTTGGCTTTGATTGAATTACAACTAGTACCTGCTTGGGGAGTATTTATTATTTTAGCCAGAGAACTGGCGATCGCAGGCTGGCGAGTTAACCCCAAATTAACAGGTAATGCCAGCATTTCAGGGGCAAATATCTGGGGAAAACTCAAAACCGTCATGCAAATTATGGCGATCGCTTTTTTGATTGCGCCTCTCTCTGCTGAGTGGAAGACGACAACTAGTATTTTGTTTTGGCTGGCGGTAATTTTAAGCTTAATTTCTGGCTGGATTTATATTTTGCCTAATATTTCATCATCTAAAGAAAAGTCAATCTCAGATTGA
- a CDS encoding sugar transferase yields the protein MTSPANLYPRNIRVIPFRVERQVHPSVVSKAKRALDIFGAIIGLMVTGLIAIPIAIAMQFDDPGQVFYCQTRCGFNGKPFTIWKFRSMIANAEKQKHLVENQATGHIFKNENDPRVTKVGYFLRRTSLDEFPQFWNVLKGDMSLVGTRPPTTAEVAMYEDHHFERLKVKPGITGEWQVRGRSEILDFEDIVRLDLEYQQKWSFFYDLQLILQTIAIVLARKGAC from the coding sequence ATGACTTCCCCTGCTAATCTTTATCCCAGAAATATTAGAGTTATACCTTTTCGCGTCGAACGCCAAGTTCATCCTTCGGTGGTTAGCAAAGCTAAACGAGCCTTAGATATATTTGGTGCAATCATCGGCTTGATGGTGACAGGTTTGATTGCTATTCCCATTGCGATCGCTATGCAGTTTGATGATCCAGGCCAGGTATTTTATTGTCAAACCCGCTGTGGTTTTAACGGCAAACCTTTCACAATTTGGAAGTTTCGCTCAATGATTGCTAACGCTGAAAAGCAAAAACATCTGGTTGAGAATCAAGCAACGGGACATATTTTTAAAAATGAGAACGATCCTCGGGTTACAAAAGTTGGTTATTTCTTACGTCGTACTAGTCTGGATGAATTTCCGCAATTTTGGAATGTACTTAAAGGCGATATGAGTTTAGTCGGCACTCGTCCACCGACAACTGCTGAAGTAGCCATGTACGAAGATCATCACTTTGAGCGCTTAAAGGTAAAGCCTGGGATTACGGGTGAATGGCAGGTTCGAGGACGTTCAGAAATCTTAGACTTTGAAGATATTGTGCGACTGGATCTTGAATATCAGCAAAAATGGTCTTTCTTTTACGATCTTCAGTTGATTCTCCAAACTATTGCTATTGTTTTGGCACGTAAAGGAGCTTGTTGA